One region of Faecalibacter bovis genomic DNA includes:
- a CDS encoding DUF6929 family protein, whose translation MLQSLFLKLFILINGLGASSGIVYHKNQLYVVSDDLPYLFQYDILDNSQNKSNFNTLLPIEEMTKKNKLDFESLAIVHNQILALGSGSNANRNELHSYNLETKIFSRYDISDNYNELRTKFDFDVKDFNIEGFAYKKRKSYLFNRGNGKNKINGIFIFEGLPHDTKLNKSEFIPIQLPIINNELTTFSDAIIVNNKIIFTATIEAESSTQRDGQVKESIIGIINMKTFQVEKYHIIAEKQKIEGITLKKKSSKGYTFLVCEDNDDDSVTSKIYELNVSKNFQDIY comes from the coding sequence ATGTTGCAATCTTTATTTCTAAAACTATTCATATTAATTAATGGACTTGGAGCTTCTTCAGGAATTGTTTATCATAAAAATCAACTTTATGTTGTTTCTGATGATTTACCATATTTATTTCAGTATGATATTTTAGATAATTCTCAAAACAAATCTAATTTTAATACATTATTGCCAATAGAGGAGATGACAAAAAAGAATAAATTAGATTTCGAATCGTTAGCAATTGTTCATAATCAAATATTAGCATTAGGTTCAGGTTCTAATGCAAATCGTAACGAATTACATAGTTATAATTTAGAAACTAAAATTTTTTCGAGATATGATATTTCAGATAATTATAATGAATTAAGAACAAAGTTTGATTTTGATGTAAAAGATTTTAATATTGAAGGTTTTGCATACAAAAAAAGAAAATCTTATCTTTTTAATAGAGGTAATGGGAAAAATAAAATCAATGGAATTTTTATATTTGAAGGATTGCCTCATGATACAAAATTAAATAAGTCTGAATTTATTCCAATTCAGTTACCAATAATAAATAATGAATTAACTACGTTCTCTGATGCAATAATTGTAAATAATAAAATTATATTTACGGCTACAATAGAAGCTGAGTCATCAACACAAAGAGATGGGCAAGTAAAAGAATCTATTATAGGTATAATAAATATGAAAACTTTTCAGGTAGAAAAATATCATATTATTGCAGAAAAACAGAAAATTGAAGGGATTACATTAAAAAAGAAATCATCAAAAGGTTATACATTTTTAGTTTGTGAAGACAACGATGATGATTCAGTTACATCTAAAATTTATGAATTAAATGTTTCAAAAAATTTTCAGGATATATACTAA
- the secD gene encoding protein translocase subunit SecD, translating to MRGRGLIAIFAIILGLLCIKQLSYTWYTNKVEKEAKRLAVKPADEPRILDSLAQKPLDLGIIKYDYNDAKNKEINLGLDLKGGINVILQVSERDLIMLLASNSENPMLTTALDNADVTHKSNGNKPYVEIFFEEFDKIKGATKYAAPDLFGNKSNADKVAFNDSDDKVKEVIRKDVEAKVSTAYDVISSRINQFGVVEPVIQRLGDKGDGRILVELPGVSDTDRVKKLLQSTAKLEFWQAVRGDLTVQSHFMGIKTDKYNVNNPATGKPYATLGEVLQPSGSNASFVVDVKDTAVVNRVLADKALMTTLPANIRNYKYSWANKPLALGAGQPTVLELYALKGANGTKEPLLTGDKVASASGERNAGSIANEPVVSMQMNQQGSQEWARITDELKPAGPGQLGQGVAIVLDNLVYSAPNINDKISGGSSMISGNFTLDEAQDLANILQAGSLPASSKIVSAEVVGPSLGQEAIISSVVAFAAAFIIVLVWMVFYYSRAGIYANIALVVNLLFLLGFLVSLKATLSLPGIAGIILTLVTGMDANIIIYERVKEEIRKGRTLRQAVDFAYSWKGALSAIIDANVTSFLTALVLFFLGKGPVVGFATTFMIGVLTSTFTAIFITRYFVEGRMAKGKGVEFYTNFTMHWLQNINVDILKKRKVNYIISIILVIASLVSIFTKGFDLGIEFKGGRTYTVRFDKNVEATEIAEDLGKVFVIDGEAVVPQVKTYGGANQVKITTSYKSDQDGTDVDDEIKAKLFEGLKPYLPQGISTKDFSEDNATIGLMSSAKVGPTIADDTTRASFIAVALALLITGGYIFIRFRNWQYSVSTIIALAHDVIIVLGVFSFLRTWLPFNMEIDQSFIAAILTVIGYSLNDTIIILDRIRENLGLKKSESFYNIINDSTSTTLSRTINTSLSTFLIVLCIFIFGGDSIKGFMFAMLIGVAIGTFSSLFVASPLLYDMTGEKNKSKA from the coding sequence ATGCGAGGAAGAGGACTGATTGCGATATTCGCAATTATTTTAGGTCTTTTGTGCATCAAGCAGCTAAGCTATACTTGGTACACAAACAAAGTCGAGAAAGAAGCAAAGCGTCTAGCAGTTAAGCCAGCCGACGAGCCACGTATCTTAGACAGTTTGGCACAAAAACCATTAGATTTAGGGATCATCAAGTATGATTATAACGATGCGAAGAACAAGGAAATTAACTTAGGTTTAGATTTAAAAGGTGGGATTAACGTAATCTTACAAGTATCTGAGCGTGATTTAATCATGTTATTAGCTTCTAATTCAGAAAATCCTATGTTAACTACAGCTTTGGATAATGCTGATGTAACACATAAATCGAATGGTAATAAACCATACGTTGAAATTTTCTTTGAAGAATTTGACAAGATTAAAGGAGCTACAAAATACGCTGCTCCAGATCTATTCGGAAATAAATCTAATGCAGACAAAGTTGCATTTAACGATTCTGACGATAAAGTAAAAGAAGTAATTCGTAAAGATGTTGAAGCTAAAGTTTCTACAGCTTATGACGTAATTAGCTCTCGTATTAACCAATTTGGAGTTGTAGAACCTGTTATTCAACGTTTAGGGGATAAAGGTGACGGACGTATCTTGGTTGAGTTACCAGGGGTTTCTGATACAGATCGTGTTAAAAAATTATTACAATCTACTGCTAAATTAGAATTTTGGCAAGCGGTACGTGGTGATTTAACTGTTCAATCTCATTTCATGGGAATCAAAACAGATAAATACAACGTAAATAATCCAGCAACAGGAAAACCTTACGCAACTTTAGGTGAAGTTTTACAACCATCTGGTTCTAACGCATCATTTGTAGTTGACGTAAAAGATACAGCTGTTGTAAACAGAGTTTTAGCAGATAAAGCGTTAATGACGACTTTACCAGCTAATATTAGAAACTACAAATACTCTTGGGCAAATAAACCTTTAGCTTTAGGAGCTGGGCAACCAACAGTATTAGAATTATATGCATTAAAAGGTGCAAACGGTACAAAAGAACCATTATTAACTGGTGATAAAGTAGCATCAGCATCTGGTGAACGTAACGCAGGTTCTATCGCTAATGAACCAGTAGTTTCAATGCAAATGAACCAACAAGGTTCGCAAGAATGGGCTCGTATTACTGACGAGTTAAAACCTGCAGGTCCTGGTCAATTAGGTCAAGGTGTAGCAATTGTTTTAGATAACTTAGTATATTCTGCTCCAAATATTAATGATAAAATTTCTGGTGGATCATCAATGATTTCTGGAAACTTTACATTAGACGAAGCACAAGATTTAGCAAACATTTTACAAGCAGGTTCTTTACCAGCATCTTCTAAAATTGTTTCTGCTGAAGTTGTAGGTCCATCATTAGGACAAGAAGCAATCATTAGTTCTGTAGTAGCATTTGCAGCTGCATTTATTATTGTATTAGTTTGGATGGTATTCTACTATAGCCGTGCTGGTATTTATGCAAATATTGCTTTAGTAGTTAACTTATTATTCTTATTAGGATTCTTAGTTTCATTAAAAGCAACTTTATCATTACCTGGTATTGCGGGGATCATTTTAACTTTAGTAACGGGAATGGATGCTAACATTATCATCTACGAACGTGTAAAAGAAGAAATTAGAAAAGGTAGAACTTTACGCCAAGCTGTAGATTTTGCTTATTCTTGGAAAGGTGCTTTATCTGCAATTATTGATGCGAATGTTACGTCTTTCTTAACAGCATTAGTGTTATTTTTCTTAGGTAAAGGTCCAGTTGTAGGTTTCGCAACAACGTTTATGATTGGTGTTTTAACTTCTACATTTACTGCTATTTTCATTACGAGATACTTTGTTGAAGGTAGAATGGCAAAAGGTAAAGGTGTTGAGTTCTACACGAATTTTACAATGCACTGGTTACAAAATATCAATGTAGATATTTTAAAGAAACGTAAAGTAAATTACATCATTTCTATAATTTTAGTAATTGCGTCTTTAGTTTCTATTTTCACAAAAGGATTTGATTTAGGTATCGAATTTAAAGGAGGTCGTACTTATACAGTTCGTTTTGATAAAAATGTTGAAGCTACTGAAATTGCTGAAGATTTAGGAAAAGTATTTGTTATTGATGGGGAAGCAGTTGTTCCACAAGTAAAAACTTATGGTGGTGCAAACCAAGTAAAAATTACAACATCTTACAAATCAGATCAAGATGGAACTGATGTTGATGATGAAATAAAAGCTAAATTATTTGAAGGTTTAAAACCATATTTACCTCAAGGAATTTCTACTAAAGATTTCTCTGAAGATAATGCAACTATCGGATTAATGTCTTCTGCTAAAGTAGGTCCTACAATTGCGGATGATACGACTCGTGCATCATTTATTGCAGTAGCTTTAGCTTTATTAATTACAGGTGGTTACATCTTTATCCGATTCAGAAACTGGCAATATTCAGTATCTACAATCATCGCTTTAGCGCACGATGTTATCATTGTATTAGGAGTTTTCTCTTTCTTAAGAACTTGGTTACCATTTAACATGGAGATTGATCAATCATTTATCGCAGCGATTTTAACTGTAATTGGTTATTCGTTAAATGATACGATCATCATCTTAGACCGTATCCGTGAAAACTTAGGTTTAAAGAAATCAGAATCTTTTTACAATATCATCAACGATTCAACAAGTACAACATTATCTCGTACAATTAATACTTCGTTATCAACGTTCTTAATTGTTTTATGTATTTTTATCTTCGGTGGAGATTCAATCAAAGGATTTATGTTCGCAATGTTAATCGGTGTTGCAATCGGTACATTCTCATCATTATTCGTAGCGTCACCGTTATTATACGATATGACAGGAGAAAAAAATAAATCAAAAGCATAA
- a CDS encoding Sec-independent protein translocase subunit TatA/TatB, whose translation MLVIYPAFLEFKEIMIILVVAVVIFGPKKIPEIARGLGQAVRKMKEATEDIKQEIMNPVADIDPTKEIRETIADLDPTKDIQDAFKSADPTQDITKALEDPINDLEKSILDQENTTKEVVEDKVKQVQETIEIAKTEIEIKTEQELGNGGSISR comes from the coding sequence ATGTTAGTGATATACCCAGCTTTCCTTGAATTCAAGGAAATTATGATTATTTTAGTAGTAGCAGTTGTAATTTTTGGACCTAAAAAGATCCCTGAAATTGCACGTGGACTTGGACAAGCAGTTCGTAAAATGAAGGAAGCTACAGAAGATATTAAGCAAGAAATTATGAATCCTGTTGCAGACATAGATCCTACAAAAGAAATTCGTGAAACTATTGCAGATCTTGATCCTACAAAAGATATACAAGATGCTTTTAAATCTGCAGATCCTACTCAGGATATTACAAAAGCTTTGGAAGATCCAATTAATGATTTAGAAAAATCTATTTTAGATCAAGAAAATACAACGAAAGAAGTTGTAGAAGATAAAGTGAAGCAAGTGCAAGAAACAATTGAAATTGCTAAAACTGAAATTGAAATTAAAACGGAACAAGAACTAGGTAACGGAGGTTCAATTAGTCGCTAA
- a CDS encoding phosphatase PAP2 family protein, with translation MIQDFFDWDVQNFLYFNNLGTEKWDNFWLIATEKETWIPLYIIFLILLYKKVGWKKTLVAGICIALMITCADQLTNVLKNGFQRLRPCHNPDIQGMFRAIGCEGRGKYGFTSAHASNHMAVAIFVGMVLRKYYSWLIYALLIWALMIAYSRVYVGVHYTGDIFFGTLIGIFFGILYLNIYYWITKKYKSSLE, from the coding sequence ATGATTCAAGATTTTTTTGATTGGGACGTACAAAATTTTTTGTATTTTAATAATTTAGGAACTGAAAAATGGGATAATTTTTGGTTAATAGCGACTGAAAAGGAAACATGGATACCATTATACATCATATTTTTAATTTTACTTTATAAAAAAGTAGGTTGGAAAAAAACATTAGTTGCTGGTATATGCATAGCTTTAATGATTACTTGTGCAGATCAATTAACGAATGTTTTAAAAAATGGTTTTCAACGTTTAAGACCATGTCATAATCCTGATATTCAAGGAATGTTCAGAGCAATTGGTTGCGAGGGTAGAGGTAAATATGGTTTTACATCTGCACATGCTTCTAATCACATGGCAGTTGCGATTTTTGTAGGAATGGTTTTACGGAAATATTACAGTTGGTTAATTTATGCTTTATTGATTTGGGCATTGATGATTGCTTATAGTAGAGTTTACGTAGGAGTACATTATACGGGTGATATTTTCTTCGGAACTTTAATCGGTATTTTCTTCGGAATCCTTTATTTGAATATTTATTATTGGATTACAAAAAAATATAAATCAAGTTTAGAATAA
- a CDS encoding AI-2E family transporter, with the protein MVTKKTIEFPFYIKLACCLISILLLGWFAIIGQTILIPLILGSIISILLVPFCNFFERFLFFPRVLSSLFTTILFFGFITGILYILINQLIDIADEWPAFQAQITELISDLQRWISRNYGVSSRMQIKYLNDNLNKTFDFGTVIIERILSGITRYSILSLFTFLYIVFILIYRRHLIRFVFYIFHERQHKDVLSVIYNTQNMVKQYLIGLFLQMLIVSVLTYISLSFLGVKYSFVLALLTGILNIVPYVGITISVILSAILTLATGSPSQVLFVFIAYIIVHAIDGNIVMPKIVGSKVKVNSLIIIIGLVIGEMTWGIMGMFLSIPILAMGKIIFDHIPEMKPWGFLLGEEKSEKLNPNVENYFRKNRKKFFQNQKKNNSDK; encoded by the coding sequence ATGGTTACGAAAAAAACAATTGAGTTTCCGTTTTATATCAAACTTGCTTGCTGCTTAATTTCAATATTACTCCTTGGTTGGTTTGCAATAATTGGGCAAACTATATTAATTCCATTAATTTTAGGTTCTATCATTTCGATATTACTTGTACCCTTTTGTAATTTTTTCGAAAGATTTTTATTTTTCCCTCGTGTATTATCCAGCCTTTTTACAACTATTCTATTTTTTGGATTTATAACTGGAATACTTTATATTTTAATCAATCAATTGATTGATATCGCTGATGAATGGCCCGCTTTCCAAGCACAGATAACAGAATTAATCAGCGATTTACAACGTTGGATTTCTAGAAACTATGGTGTAAGTTCTCGTATGCAAATCAAGTATTTGAATGATAATTTGAATAAAACCTTTGATTTTGGAACTGTTATTATTGAACGAATCTTGAGTGGAATTACACGCTACTCTATCTTATCCCTGTTTACATTTTTATATATTGTTTTTATCTTAATTTATAGAAGACATTTAATACGTTTTGTGTTTTATATCTTTCATGAAAGACAACACAAAGACGTTCTTTCTGTTATTTATAACACACAAAATATGGTAAAACAATACTTAATTGGGTTGTTTTTACAAATGTTAATTGTATCCGTTTTAACTTATATTTCATTAAGTTTCTTAGGTGTTAAATACAGTTTTGTATTGGCATTATTAACAGGAATATTAAATATTGTGCCTTATGTAGGGATTACAATTTCTGTAATATTATCGGCAATTCTAACATTAGCAACAGGCTCGCCAAGTCAGGTTTTATTTGTCTTTATAGCTTATATCATTGTACACGCAATTGATGGAAATATTGTAATGCCAAAAATTGTTGGATCTAAAGTAAAAGTAAATTCATTAATCATCATTATTGGATTAGTAATCGGCGAAATGACGTGGGGAATCATGGGAATGTTTCTATCAATTCCGATATTAGCTATGGGAAAAATAATATTTGATCATATTCCTGAAATGAAACCTTGGGGATTTTTATTAGGCGAAGAAAAGTCTGAAAAGTTAAATCCAAACGTTGAAAATTATTTTAGAAAAAATCGAAAAAAATTCTTTCAAAATCAGAAAAAAAATAATTCTGATAAATAA
- a CDS encoding S46 family peptidase: MKKMMVRGSLLFTLLASYMGFAQQGGGMWIPTELNEKEMKEMGLQISSKDIFSTGDKSINNAVAHFGGGCTSEVISPQGLLLTNHHCGYGQIQSHSSLENDYLTDGFWAKELKDELPNKGLTATFITKIENVTKKILKGVKPEMTEEQRESIVKANIEKLTAETKTSQYQKTFTRAFYKGNEYYQFTTETFNDVRLVGAPPSAIGKYGNDTDNWVWPRHTGDFAMFRIYADKNNNPADYSPDNVPYKPKHHLPVNIGGIKQNDFTFVYGFPGSTDEYLPASSIEQIKESLNPARINVRTIALSHIDKKMREDDATRIAYASKQARISNAHKKWIGENLGLNRSNAVEKRKQYEAEFTKRIQNNKKLKSEYGTIINDLNTVVKANEKYNLAYNVYAETFGSNSETYRMALALNNVLNAVGKPNYEEVKSRAVNQLAGMHKDYNAELDAAISSDLIDNYFKAIPTELLPTTTNPAAVKAAIGNSVVNGTKQVNGKSFVGNIKEIAANDAAFIAALKEDSLINELQKVVDANQTNVAPSYLANNAQITKLMRTYMKGQMEVFSDKKIFPDANSTLRVTYGKVDGYNPRDAVRYEPITYIDGVIEKYVPGDYEFDLPKHMIELYESKDYGDYKDATGKLPINFIATNHTTGGNSGSPALNAKGELIGLNFDRVWEGTMSDLNYDPEICRNIMVDARYILWVVEKYAGAQRLIDEMTIVK, from the coding sequence ATGAAAAAAATGATGGTTAGAGGATCATTATTATTCACTTTGTTAGCAAGTTATATGGGATTTGCACAACAAGGTGGTGGAATGTGGATCCCTACAGAGTTGAATGAGAAAGAAATGAAAGAGATGGGATTACAAATCTCGTCTAAGGATATTTTTAGTACAGGTGATAAAAGTATTAATAATGCAGTAGCACACTTTGGTGGCGGATGTACTTCTGAAGTAATTTCACCTCAAGGATTATTATTAACAAATCATCACTGTGGATATGGTCAAATTCAATCACACTCATCATTAGAAAATGATTATTTAACTGATGGATTTTGGGCTAAAGAATTAAAAGATGAATTACCTAACAAAGGTTTAACCGCAACTTTTATTACTAAAATTGAGAACGTTACAAAGAAAATCTTAAAAGGTGTAAAACCTGAGATGACTGAAGAACAACGTGAGTCTATTGTGAAAGCAAATATTGAAAAATTAACTGCTGAAACAAAAACATCTCAATACCAAAAAACTTTTACAAGAGCATTTTATAAAGGAAATGAATACTACCAATTTACGACTGAAACATTTAACGATGTTCGTTTAGTTGGTGCTCCTCCATCTGCAATTGGTAAATATGGTAACGATACTGATAACTGGGTTTGGCCACGCCATACCGGAGATTTTGCTATGTTCCGTATTTATGCAGATAAAAACAACAATCCAGCGGATTATTCTCCAGACAATGTTCCATACAAACCAAAGCACCACTTACCTGTAAATATTGGTGGAATCAAACAAAATGATTTTACATTTGTTTATGGTTTTCCTGGATCAACAGACGAATATTTACCAGCATCTTCTATCGAGCAAATTAAAGAATCTTTAAATCCTGCTCGTATCAATGTGCGTACTATTGCTTTATCACACATCGATAAAAAGATGAGAGAGGATGATGCAACACGTATCGCGTATGCTTCTAAACAAGCGCGTATTTCTAATGCTCATAAAAAATGGATTGGTGAAAACTTAGGTTTAAACCGTTCGAATGCAGTTGAAAAACGTAAACAATATGAAGCCGAGTTTACTAAAAGAATTCAGAACAACAAAAAGTTAAAATCGGAATATGGAACAATTATTAACGATTTAAATACTGTTGTAAAAGCAAACGAAAAATACAATTTAGCTTATAATGTTTATGCGGAAACTTTCGGTTCAAATTCTGAAACGTATCGTATGGCATTGGCTTTAAACAATGTATTAAATGCTGTTGGTAAACCAAATTACGAAGAAGTTAAATCTCGTGCAGTAAACCAATTAGCTGGGATGCACAAAGATTATAATGCTGAATTAGATGCTGCAATTTCTTCAGACTTAATTGATAATTACTTTAAAGCAATTCCGACTGAATTATTACCAACAACTACAAATCCTGCTGCTGTAAAAGCTGCTATAGGAAATTCTGTTGTAAACGGAACTAAACAAGTTAACGGTAAATCTTTCGTAGGAAATATTAAAGAAATCGCTGCTAATGATGCTGCATTTATCGCTGCATTAAAAGAAGATTCTTTAATCAATGAATTACAAAAAGTAGTTGATGCAAACCAAACAAATGTTGCTCCTTCTTACTTAGCAAACAACGCGCAGATTACTAAATTAATGCGTACTTATATGAAAGGGCAAATGGAAGTTTTCTCTGACAAGAAAATTTTCCCAGATGCAAATTCAACATTACGTGTAACTTACGGAAAAGTTGATGGATATAATCCTCGTGATGCTGTTCGTTACGAACCAATCACTTATATAGATGGTGTAATTGAAAAATACGTTCCTGGTGATTATGAATTCGATTTACCAAAACACATGATAGAATTATATGAGTCTAAGGATTACGGAGATTACAAAGATGCGACAGGTAAATTACCAATTAACTTTATCGCAACTAACCATACAACTGGAGGAAACTCTGGTTCGCCAGCTTTAAATGCTAAAGGTGAATTAATTGGTTTAAACTTTGACCGTGTTTGGGAAGGAACAATGTCTGACTTAAATTACGATCCAGAAATTTGCCGTAACATTATGGTAGATGCTCGCTACATTTTATGGGTAGTTGAAAAATATGCTGGAGCTCAACGTTTAATAGATGAAATGACAATTGTAAAATAA
- the lipB gene encoding lipoyl(octanoyl) transferase LipB, which yields MKQEVFFQDLGINRDYQEIWDLQEELLAENVAIKQYNRSQEKEGSTAFKATKNHLFFVEHPHVYTLGKSGDVENMLANEDKLNEIQATFVKTNRGGDITYHGPGQLVGYPILDLETFKPDIHLYMRNLEEVIIRTLAEYGLKGERSQGETGVWLDVGKPYARKICAMGVKASRWVTMHGFALNVNSDLRYFEYIIPCGIKDKAVASLDRELNREIDMEEIKGFVQKHFEEVFEVNLKIS from the coding sequence ATGAAGCAAGAAGTGTTCTTCCAGGATTTAGGAATCAATAGAGATTATCAAGAGATTTGGGATCTTCAGGAAGAGTTATTAGCAGAAAATGTAGCCATTAAGCAATATAATAGAAGTCAAGAAAAAGAAGGTTCAACAGCTTTTAAAGCGACAAAAAATCATCTTTTTTTTGTTGAACATCCTCATGTATATACTTTAGGGAAAAGTGGCGATGTAGAAAATATGTTAGCCAACGAAGATAAATTAAACGAAATCCAAGCGACATTTGTAAAAACAAATAGAGGTGGAGATATTACCTATCACGGACCAGGGCAATTGGTTGGTTATCCAATTCTTGATTTAGAGACTTTTAAACCTGATATTCATTTATACATGCGAAATTTGGAAGAAGTTATTATCCGAACGTTAGCAGAATACGGATTAAAAGGTGAGCGTTCTCAAGGTGAAACAGGTGTTTGGCTAGATGTCGGTAAACCATATGCACGTAAAATTTGTGCAATGGGTGTTAAAGCTTCTAGATGGGTTACTATGCATGGTTTTGCTTTAAATGTAAATTCGGATTTACGTTATTTTGAATATATAATTCCTTGTGGGATAAAAGACAAAGCTGTGGCTTCTCTTGATCGTGAACTTAATCGAGAAATTGACATGGAAGAAATTAAAGGATTCGTTCAAAAACACTTTGAAGAAGTATTTGAAGTGAATTTAAAGATAAGTTAA
- a CDS encoding MFS transporter: protein MSQSQKTNWAQFIPLVTVFFFWGFVAASNDILIPVFKKAFDLTQGQSQFVSLAFYIAYTVGSVIYMLISLATGKDLINRFGYKNSLVFGLLVSALGTLLFIPAANTGSYELMLAGLFTVALGFSVQQTVANPLAIALGNVKTGSQRLTLAGGINNLGTTIGPLIVAYAIFGGADAKDSDLSIEAVKIPYICLGIAFTLVAVFLKFSKLPNHIEEEVEEDDLYFGLDKEDKPAVAKKVDRSSALKYPQLVLGMIAIFLYVGVEVSTVSNFPAYMENELGFSISQVTPYVSLYWASMMIGRWGGAAEAFGLDKAKTMFLKVVAPYLAFGIFLLVNYIAGHDLKPFYFYALIILILIIADIATEGNPARMLLIFSIIGIIALLIGMNTSGLVSVYAITSVGLFCSTLWPCIFALATNGLGKNTSQGSSFLIMMIFGGGIISSLQGMLADFTSIHFSYILCVLCFVYLAFYAVATKSIFKKQGL from the coding sequence ATGAGTCAATCACAAAAAACTAATTGGGCACAATTTATACCTTTAGTTACGGTCTTTTTCTTCTGGGGATTTGTTGCTGCGAGTAATGACATCTTAATTCCAGTATTTAAAAAAGCGTTTGATTTAACACAAGGACAAAGTCAATTCGTATCATTAGCATTCTATATTGCCTACACCGTAGGTTCAGTTATTTACATGTTAATTTCTCTAGCCACAGGAAAAGATTTAATCAATAGATTCGGTTATAAAAATAGCTTAGTTTTTGGATTATTAGTTTCAGCTTTAGGTACTTTACTATTTATACCAGCAGCTAATACTGGATCTTACGAATTAATGTTAGCCGGTTTATTTACAGTTGCGTTAGGGTTTTCGGTTCAACAAACTGTTGCAAATCCGTTAGCAATCGCATTAGGAAATGTAAAAACTGGTTCTCAACGTCTAACACTTGCTGGAGGAATTAATAATTTAGGAACTACCATTGGTCCATTAATTGTTGCTTATGCAATTTTCGGTGGTGCTGATGCGAAAGATTCTGATCTTAGCATCGAAGCTGTTAAAATTCCATACATCTGTTTAGGTATCGCATTTACATTGGTTGCAGTTTTCTTAAAATTCTCGAAATTACCAAATCATATTGAGGAAGAAGTTGAAGAAGATGATTTATATTTTGGATTAGACAAAGAAGATAAACCTGCTGTGGCTAAAAAAGTTGATCGATCATCAGCTTTAAAATATCCTCAGTTGGTTTTAGGGATGATTGCTATTTTCTTATACGTTGGTGTAGAAGTTTCTACAGTAAGTAATTTCCCAGCTTATATGGAAAACGAATTAGGATTTTCTATTTCTCAAGTTACACCATATGTTTCCTTATATTGGGCAAGTATGATGATTGGTCGCTGGGGTGGTGCTGCAGAGGCTTTTGGTTTAGATAAAGCTAAAACAATGTTTTTGAAAGTTGTTGCTCCATATTTAGCTTTTGGAATTTTCTTATTAGTGAATTACATCGCCGGACACGATTTAAAACCTTTCTATTTTTACGCATTAATTATTTTGATTTTAATCATCGCTGATATTGCTACAGAAGGAAATCCTGCGCGTATGTTATTAATATTCTCTATCATAGGTATTATAGCTTTACTAATCGGAATGAATACTTCAGGATTAGTTTCTGTATATGCAATTACATCTGTCGGATTATTTTGTAGTACGTTATGGCCTTGTATTTTTGCGTTAGCAACTAATGGATTAGGTAAAAATACATCTCAAGGTTCGTCTTTTTTAATTATGATGATTTTTGGTGGAGGTATAATCAGTTCTCTTCAAGGAATGTTAGCAGATTTTACGTCAATCCATTTTAGTTATATCCTATGTGTTTTATGTTTTGTTTATTTAGCATTTTATGCTGTTGCGACTAAATCAATATTCAAAAAACAAGGATTATAA